One Chitinophaga sp. H8 DNA window includes the following coding sequences:
- a CDS encoding recombinase family protein — protein MKIADLYIRVSTDEQADKGYSQRDQEERLRRYCEINSIQIRKVIFEDHSAKTFNRPEWVKLLSDYKKSKGKSDFVIFTKWDRFSRNAGDAYQMISTLRRFGIEPQAVEQPLDMSIPENKMMMAFYLAAPEVENDRRALNTFYGMRRAKKEGRWMATAPVGFINKISEDGKKYIAIHEKNAEILKWAFKEIAYGTLAADQVRKEANKKGLKCSRSNFWTIIRNPVYCGKIFIPKHKDEEAHFVKGQHEPMISEKLFYDVQDALDGNKRKERPNTKIASDDNLPLRGYLACPKCGRMITGSASKGQYSLYYYYHCISSCGFRKRADKANELFVDELKKFKPHPAVIDLSKAIITQAYQFHFKQNQSNNKQVVEEIDKLNAKLSKARELLLSDAIDAGDYKEIKTECESKLARLEGQLADKSKTTSVISIEKSLDKAVQTLTMIDVMFENGTVSDRRAIISSIFPEKITFDGLEYRTPRMNSVVNYIYLINSNLHQIKNRKSEDFFHLSGMVVPTGIEPVSKV, from the coding sequence ATGAAAATTGCAGATTTATATATCCGGGTTAGTACAGATGAGCAGGCCGATAAAGGTTATTCCCAACGTGATCAGGAAGAAAGGCTCAGGAGATATTGTGAGATAAATTCCATACAGATTCGCAAAGTTATTTTTGAAGATCATTCTGCAAAAACTTTCAATCGACCTGAGTGGGTTAAGTTGTTATCTGATTACAAGAAGTCTAAGGGAAAATCGGATTTTGTGATTTTCACCAAATGGGATCGGTTCAGCAGAAATGCCGGAGATGCGTATCAAATGATCAGCACACTTAGGCGTTTTGGAATTGAGCCACAAGCGGTAGAGCAACCATTGGATATGTCTATTCCAGAGAACAAGATGATGATGGCTTTTTACCTGGCCGCACCTGAAGTAGAAAATGACCGGAGGGCGTTGAATACATTTTATGGGATGAGACGAGCAAAGAAAGAAGGACGTTGGATGGCAACCGCACCTGTAGGATTCATAAATAAAATTTCTGAAGATGGGAAAAAATATATTGCTATACATGAGAAAAATGCGGAGATTTTAAAATGGGCTTTTAAAGAAATTGCTTATGGTACTCTTGCTGCTGACCAGGTAAGAAAGGAGGCTAACAAAAAAGGTTTGAAATGTAGCCGAAGTAATTTTTGGACAATAATCAGGAACCCAGTGTATTGCGGTAAGATTTTTATTCCAAAACATAAAGATGAAGAAGCTCATTTTGTAAAAGGTCAACATGAGCCAATGATATCAGAAAAATTGTTTTATGACGTACAGGATGCTCTTGATGGAAACAAAAGAAAAGAAAGACCAAATACTAAAATTGCATCTGATGATAATCTACCGTTGAGAGGATATTTAGCTTGTCCAAAGTGCGGACGTATGATAACCGGAAGCGCATCAAAAGGACAATATTCGCTCTATTACTATTACCATTGCATTTCTTCCTGTGGGTTTAGAAAACGTGCGGATAAAGCCAATGAGCTTTTTGTTGATGAACTTAAAAAGTTTAAACCACATCCCGCTGTTATTGATTTATCAAAAGCAATTATAACGCAGGCATATCAATTCCATTTTAAACAAAATCAAAGCAACAACAAACAGGTTGTAGAAGAAATCGACAAGCTTAACGCCAAGCTCTCCAAAGCAAGGGAGTTATTGCTAAGCGATGCAATTGATGCAGGGGATTATAAAGAAATAAAAACGGAATGCGAATCTAAGCTGGCACGTTTGGAAGGACAGCTTGCTGACAAATCAAAAACGACATCGGTTATTAGTATTGAGAAGTCACTCGATAAAGCGGTACAAACCTTGACCATGATCGATGTGATGTTCGAAAATGGGACTGTATCTGATAGACGTGCTATAATAAGTTCGATATTTCCGGAAAAAATCACTTTTGACGGATTGGAATATCGAACTCCTCGAATGAATAGTGTTGTCAATTATATTTACCTTATTAACAGCAACTTACACCAAATAAAAAACCGGAAAAGTGAAGATTTTTTTCACCTTTCCGGTATGGTAGTCCCGACAGGGATCGAAC
- a CDS encoding MT-A70 family methyltransferase, whose product MNKGRKKYDIVYADPPWEYKVWSEKTAGRTASRYYNTQSLGYLACMDIASLCNADCALFMWATFPCLQEAIVLGKAWGFSYKTVAFVWIKRNLNNQELFVGMGYYTRANAEIVLLFTKGKPLKRIHKDVKQVLVSPRGRHSQKPPEIRNRIVRLFGDRPRLELFARSRDGLFSDSEYDGWDVFGNEANHSIPMNFNQYLFPLKI is encoded by the coding sequence ATGAATAAGGGGAGAAAGAAATACGACATTGTCTATGCAGATCCGCCCTGGGAATATAAGGTGTGGAGCGAAAAGACCGCTGGCAGGACAGCATCCAGGTATTACAATACGCAGTCTCTTGGTTATTTAGCCTGTATGGATATTGCTTCGCTTTGCAATGCCGATTGCGCCCTGTTTATGTGGGCAACCTTTCCATGTCTGCAAGAAGCGATTGTACTGGGCAAAGCCTGGGGCTTTTCGTATAAGACCGTTGCCTTTGTATGGATCAAGCGTAACCTGAACAACCAGGAACTCTTTGTCGGTATGGGCTACTATACCCGTGCCAATGCTGAAATCGTATTGCTGTTTACGAAAGGGAAACCGTTGAAGCGTATCCACAAAGATGTAAAGCAGGTGCTGGTCAGTCCCAGGGGAAGGCATTCGCAGAAACCACCTGAAATCCGTAACAGGATCGTAAGGCTGTTCGGTGACCGCCCACGACTGGAGCTGTTTGCAAGAAGCCGTGACGGACTGTTTTCCGATAGCGAGTATGATGGTTGGGATGTATTCGGAAACGAAGCAAACCATTCCATCCCTATGAATTTCAACCAGTATCTTTTTCCACTTAAAATCTGA
- the traN gene encoding conjugative transposon protein TraN, which produces MKTISAVVTGIFLFLISVSAHAQQNNTSAIEPYRLAIAYSKTTNIIFPYAILSVDRGSKDVLAQKAKGVENILQVKAAKEDFTQTNLTVVTTDGKLSSFIVDFAQQPSVLNLSLLPQESRNTIAIASESVNRQEIENCAKQVSLSEKKVRGGRDRKFGIRLKLDGIFINDGVMYLRMNIANSTHINYDIDQLRFYIRDQKKAKRTATQELEITPILIHNQTDNIKGYTDHSIVLAVPKFTIPDRKYLAIQLMEKNGGRHLELAVKNRTIVKAIPVE; this is translated from the coding sequence ATGAAAACGATCAGTGCAGTAGTAACAGGAATTTTTCTTTTCCTTATAAGTGTAAGCGCTCATGCGCAACAAAATAACACCTCAGCCATCGAACCTTACCGTCTGGCAATTGCCTATTCAAAAACCACCAACATTATTTTTCCGTACGCTATCCTTAGTGTGGACAGGGGCAGCAAGGATGTGCTGGCACAAAAAGCAAAGGGCGTAGAGAATATCCTCCAGGTCAAAGCCGCAAAAGAGGATTTTACGCAGACCAATCTGACCGTGGTAACAACCGATGGGAAACTCTCTTCTTTCATCGTTGACTTTGCGCAGCAACCTTCTGTGCTCAATCTTTCATTGCTGCCACAGGAAAGCCGCAACACTATTGCCATTGCCTCAGAAAGTGTCAATCGTCAGGAGATAGAAAATTGCGCAAAGCAGGTATCTCTATCGGAGAAAAAAGTACGTGGCGGCAGGGACAGGAAGTTTGGCATACGATTGAAACTGGATGGAATCTTCATCAACGATGGGGTCATGTACCTGCGCATGAACATTGCCAACAGTACGCATATCAATTATGATATTGACCAGCTACGTTTCTATATACGTGACCAAAAGAAAGCCAAGCGTACAGCAACACAGGAACTGGAAATAACACCCATCCTTATCCATAACCAAACGGATAACATAAAGGGATATACCGATCACAGTATCGTACTAGCCGTCCCCAAATTCACCATTCCCGATAGAAAATACCTTGCCATCCAGCTCATGGAAAAGAATGGCGGCAGGCATCTGGAACTCGCTGTTAAGAACAGGACTATTGTAAAAGCTATTCCGGTTGAGTAG
- the traM gene encoding conjugative transposon protein TraM — MEKQTKSPKEIRQRKFLLVLPLLALPFMTMAFWALGGGKVAEAQATDEQAGFNLKLPGADFKEDKPMDKLSYYDQAQRDSIRFLELMKNDPTYGSMAFRDTDDYLTGEDDRLFETESSQRLNTSVYGGGRSNDPNADRIYGKLAELDRELKRPVADPMSGTETYQTPARYGSTSMGSADVDRLEKMMEMMNQPEAPDPELQQLSGMLEKILDVQHPERVQEKLKQVSETRKGQVFAVSSKVRETPVSLLDAIQTETPATNGFYSLDDLNLPADSQNAIQAVIHETQTIVDGSTVKLRLVNDVFINGIHIPKDNFLFGTASLNGERLNIKIGSLRYGNSLFPVELAVYDMDGLDGIYIPGAITRDVAKQSADRSMQAIGLTSLDPSWQAQAAGAGIEAAKTLFSKKVKLVKVTVKAGYQVLLRDEKQKQSN, encoded by the coding sequence ATGGAAAAGCAAACAAAATCACCAAAGGAAATCAGGCAGCGTAAATTTTTGCTCGTGCTGCCTTTACTGGCCTTGCCTTTTATGACAATGGCGTTCTGGGCATTGGGCGGAGGTAAAGTAGCTGAAGCACAGGCTACCGATGAGCAGGCAGGTTTTAACCTGAAGCTGCCCGGTGCAGACTTTAAAGAAGACAAACCGATGGATAAGCTTAGCTACTATGATCAGGCGCAGCGGGATTCCATCCGCTTTCTGGAACTGATGAAAAACGATCCTACTTATGGAAGCATGGCCTTTAGGGATACGGACGATTACCTGACGGGCGAAGATGATAGGCTGTTTGAAACGGAAAGCAGCCAGCGGCTGAACACTTCGGTTTACGGTGGCGGTCGCAGCAACGATCCCAACGCCGACAGGATTTACGGGAAGCTGGCCGAGCTGGACAGGGAACTGAAAAGACCTGTAGCCGATCCCATGTCAGGTACGGAAACATATCAGACGCCGGCAAGGTACGGCAGTACTTCAATGGGTTCAGCGGATGTGGACAGGCTCGAAAAGATGATGGAGATGATGAACCAGCCGGAGGCTCCCGATCCCGAGTTACAACAACTCAGCGGGATGCTGGAAAAAATACTCGATGTGCAGCATCCGGAGCGGGTACAGGAAAAACTCAAACAGGTATCCGAAACCCGGAAAGGACAGGTATTTGCCGTTTCTTCAAAAGTCCGTGAAACGCCGGTATCCCTGCTGGATGCCATTCAAACGGAAACACCCGCAACTAATGGTTTCTATTCATTGGATGATCTGAACTTGCCTGCCGATTCGCAGAATGCGATACAGGCGGTCATCCATGAAACGCAGACCATTGTGGACGGCTCAACGGTGAAGCTTCGTCTGGTGAACGATGTATTTATTAACGGTATCCATATTCCGAAGGATAACTTTTTGTTCGGTACGGCATCACTCAATGGGGAACGTCTGAACATCAAGATCGGCAGCCTGCGCTATGGCAATTCCCTGTTCCCCGTAGAACTGGCTGTCTACGATATGGACGGACTGGACGGCATCTATATTCCCGGAGCGATTACCCGTGATGTAGCCAAACAATCGGCAGACCGCTCGATGCAGGCCATTGGGCTAACCTCACTCGATCCATCCTGGCAGGCGCAGGCAGCGGGTGCGGGCATCGAGGCGGCAAAAACATTATTCAGTAAGAAAGTGAAACTGGTCAAGGTGACCGTTAAGGCAGGCTACCAGGTTCTTCTTCGTGACGAAAAACAAAAACAATCCAATTAA
- the traK gene encoding conjugative transposon protein TraK, with protein sequence MKNIDTAFRHVRGFTLLLIVGCVVICCFALYRSFNLVSQMQSKVYILANGKALEAYGSDRKDNIPVEARDHVKTFHVLFFTLDPDEKAIQSNVTKALYLADGTAKRAYDDLKENGYFSGLISGNVNQTIVVDSVAVDINEYPYRFRCYGTQQIVRPTSITTRNLLTEGSLRNVSRSDNNPHGFLIERWNTIENRDIKTVGRR encoded by the coding sequence ATGAAAAATATAGATACGGCTTTTCGTCATGTCAGGGGCTTTACCTTACTGCTCATCGTGGGCTGCGTGGTGATCTGCTGTTTTGCACTGTACCGGAGCTTTAACCTGGTATCGCAGATGCAAAGCAAGGTTTATATCCTGGCTAACGGCAAGGCTTTGGAAGCCTACGGCTCGGATCGTAAGGACAATATTCCCGTAGAGGCCAGGGATCATGTAAAAACGTTCCATGTGCTGTTCTTCACGCTTGATCCCGATGAAAAAGCGATACAGTCCAATGTGACCAAAGCCCTGTACCTGGCTGACGGCACCGCCAAGCGTGCTTATGATGACCTGAAAGAAAACGGTTATTTCTCCGGGCTGATCTCGGGCAATGTCAACCAGACCATTGTGGTGGACAGCGTAGCGGTGGATATCAACGAATACCCTTACCGCTTCCGCTGTTACGGCACACAACAGATCGTGCGGCCTACCAGCATCACTACCCGAAACCTGTTGACGGAAGGCTCACTGCGCAATGTGTCACGCAGCGACAACAACCCGCATGGTTTTCTGATCGAACGTTGGAATACCATAGAGAACAGGGATATCAAAACCGTAGGCAGACGATAA
- the traJ gene encoding conjugative transposon protein TraJ, with translation MGKYNKVLVLLLMATALPFIGMAQGIAGEMKGMHGVLEKLYDQMMPLCSQLIGVGRGLAGFAALWYIASRVWGHLSRAEPIDFYPLFRPFVIGFCVMVFPSVLGLINGVMKPTVTATAAMVEGSDKAISVLLKKKEEAIKKTDVWQMYVGETGSGDRDKWYKYTHDGEDPSDEGFFDGIGNDIKFAMSKASYNFRNSVKEWMSEVLRVLFEAASLCIDTLRTFQLIVLAILGPLVFGIAVFDGFQHTLTVWIARYINIFLWLPVANIFGSIIGKIQEEMIKLDISQVQEYGDTFFSRTDVAYLVFMIIGIIGYFTVPSVANYIVHAGGGGALGSKVTSLFSSSSRTAVNTASAGAGMVMDAMGNAAGKMSQSMAGSSSSGPYFGEGGKTGSGYMSDKLKGNS, from the coding sequence ATGGGAAAATATAATAAGGTGCTTGTGCTGCTGTTGATGGCTACTGCCTTACCCTTTATCGGTATGGCACAGGGAATAGCGGGTGAAATGAAAGGGATGCACGGCGTACTGGAAAAACTCTACGACCAGATGATGCCGCTGTGCAGTCAATTGATCGGCGTAGGCCGTGGACTGGCAGGGTTTGCCGCATTGTGGTATATCGCTTCACGGGTATGGGGACATCTGTCGAGGGCGGAGCCGATAGATTTTTATCCGCTCTTCCGGCCTTTTGTGATCGGCTTCTGCGTGATGGTCTTTCCTTCGGTCTTAGGGTTGATCAATGGTGTCATGAAACCCACCGTAACCGCTACGGCAGCGATGGTAGAGGGATCAGACAAAGCCATCAGTGTGCTGCTCAAAAAGAAAGAGGAAGCCATCAAAAAAACAGACGTATGGCAGATGTACGTAGGAGAAACAGGGAGTGGCGACCGCGATAAGTGGTATAAATATACCCATGATGGCGAAGATCCTTCCGATGAAGGTTTCTTTGACGGTATCGGCAACGACATCAAGTTCGCCATGTCCAAGGCTTCCTACAACTTTCGTAATTCGGTCAAGGAGTGGATGAGTGAAGTGCTGCGTGTGCTGTTTGAAGCTGCATCACTCTGCATTGACACGCTACGGACATTCCAATTGATTGTGCTGGCTATCCTCGGGCCGCTGGTATTTGGCATTGCCGTGTTTGATGGTTTTCAGCATACGCTGACGGTGTGGATCGCCCGTTACATCAATATCTTTTTATGGTTGCCGGTAGCCAACATCTTCGGCAGCATCATCGGTAAGATACAGGAGGAAATGATCAAGCTGGATATATCGCAGGTGCAGGAATACGGCGATACCTTCTTTAGCCGTACAGATGTGGCTTACCTGGTCTTTATGATCATCGGTATTATTGGCTACTTCACGGTTCCCTCTGTTGCCAATTACATTGTTCATGCCGGTGGTGGTGGCGCACTCGGAAGTAAGGTAACCAGCCTGTTCAGCAGTTCTTCACGTACGGCAGTAAACACCGCCTCTGCGGGAGCAGGAATGGTCATGGATGCGATGGGCAATGCTGCCGGAAAAATGTCGCAGAGCATGGCGGGTAGCAGCAGCTCCGGGCCCTATTTCGGGGAAGGCGGCAAAACTGGTTCAGGGTATATGAGTGATAAGTTAAAAGGAAATTCATAA
- a CDS encoding TerB family tellurite resistance protein has protein sequence MKRIMIIVVVAIAMLLPSAKASAQVDEIAQLVLNIEKLSQFKQILSDMKKGYQILNGGYNTIKDISQGNFSLHKTFLDGLMEVSPTVRNYRRVVEIADYQITLVKEYKNAYTRFRRDNNFNPDELAYLGRVYDKLFKASLRNLDELLTVVTAGKARMSDDERLQAIDRIYADMQDKLLFLRHFNNNTTVLAVQRAKERNDAQVLQKIHGVND, from the coding sequence ATGAAAAGGATAATGATTATTGTGGTGGTAGCGATAGCTATGCTACTGCCATCAGCAAAAGCTTCGGCACAGGTCGATGAGATCGCCCAACTGGTACTGAACATCGAAAAGCTGTCCCAGTTCAAACAGATACTCAGCGACATGAAAAAAGGATATCAAATCCTCAATGGCGGTTACAATACCATCAAGGATATATCACAGGGCAATTTCAGTCTGCACAAAACATTTCTGGATGGATTGATGGAAGTAAGCCCCACCGTGCGGAACTACCGCCGGGTGGTGGAGATTGCCGATTACCAGATCACGCTGGTAAAGGAATACAAAAACGCCTACACCCGCTTCAGGAGGGATAACAACTTTAATCCGGATGAACTGGCCTACCTGGGACGTGTCTATGATAAGCTCTTCAAAGCAAGCCTGCGTAACCTGGATGAACTCCTGACCGTGGTCACTGCCGGTAAAGCCCGCATGAGCGATGATGAGCGATTACAAGCCATTGACAGGATCTATGCAGACATGCAGGACAAACTGCTGTTCCTGCGGCATTTCAATAACAATACAACGGTACTGGCCGTGCAAAGAGCAAAAGAACGAAACGATGCACAGGTCTTGCAGAAAATACATGGCGTGAACGATTAA
- a CDS encoding conjugal transfer protein TraI, with protein sequence MKKIWIITLLATTLMVVAPTQQSHAIVWTVVKAAAKKVIKAIDLQIQRLQNKTVWLQNAQKTLENTLSKLKLDEISDWTEKQKEQYRKYYEELAKVKSIISYYQRIRDITQKQVRLVDEYKRAWNLIRQDKHFTADEIEYMAFVYSGILEESIKSIDQIALIVKSFTTTMSDAKRLELINQAADQVDIHYTDLVQFNRQNMLLSLSRAKTAHEVEVVKRLYGLD encoded by the coding sequence ATGAAAAAGATATGGATCATCACATTACTGGCCACCACGCTGATGGTGGTGGCACCCACGCAGCAGAGCCATGCCATCGTATGGACGGTAGTCAAGGCAGCAGCCAAAAAAGTGATCAAGGCCATCGACCTACAGATACAGCGTTTGCAGAACAAAACGGTATGGTTACAGAATGCGCAGAAAACACTGGAGAACACGCTCAGCAAACTAAAGCTGGACGAAATATCCGACTGGACAGAAAAGCAGAAAGAGCAGTACCGCAAATATTATGAAGAACTCGCTAAGGTTAAGTCCATTATTTCCTATTACCAGCGCATCCGGGATATTACCCAAAAACAGGTTCGGCTGGTGGATGAATACAAAAGAGCATGGAACCTTATCCGACAGGACAAACATTTTACGGCGGATGAAATCGAGTACATGGCATTCGTGTATTCAGGTATCCTGGAAGAAAGCATCAAGAGCATCGACCAGATAGCCCTGATCGTAAAATCATTTACCACCACCATGAGCGATGCCAAACGGCTGGAACTGATCAACCAGGCAGCAGACCAGGTGGATATCCACTATACTGACCTCGTTCAGTTCAACCGGCAGAACATGCTGCTCAGTCTCAGCCGTGCTAAAACAGCGCATGAAGTGGAAGTTGTCAAAAGATTGTATGGGTTGGATTAA
- a CDS encoding TraG family conjugative transposon ATPase → MEKVLDEILPIMDVEHDCILSKQGDITVVFKADLPELFTLSDQEYEAFHQSWVKAIKVLPKHSVFQKQDWFLESGHRPDFTKDDTSFLNRASERFFNERPFLEHSCYIMLTKKPEGRKAASSMFSSLLRKSIVPEETLKPAMLQDFLDSTGQFGRILEDSGFVKLTRLRESDLRSDARKAGLIERYCYLSGRSDSFMLSDIDFDEGMRVGDKYCQLYTLGDAADLPALCGSRINYDRYSTDRTKFSVGFASTLGQLLPCNHIYNQYIFIEDAQKTIQKLESKRLRLQSLSSYSRENSIARDATNDFLNEAIGQQRLPVKAHFNVLVWTDDKERLKDLKNMVSSALAQMDAVAKQETIGAPQIFWAGIPGNAADFPMNDSFDTFAEQATCFLNLETGYRSSLSPMGIRMGDRLTGKPVHVDISDEPMKMGICTNRNKFILGPSGSGKSFFTNHMVRSYYEQGTHIVLVDVGHSYKGLCDMVNGYYFTYTEDNPIRFNPFFIGEGDSLDTEKKESIKTLLLALWKKDDEAFKRSEYVALSNAISGYYEYLSKHKNCFPCFDTFYDFLRDEYTKVLEGDRVKEKDFDIDNFLYVLRPYYRGGEFDYLLNATENLNLLQERFIVFELDNIKDHPILFPTVTIIIMEVFINKMRKLKGIRKMILIEEAWKALMKEGFAEYIKYLFKTVRKFFGEAIVVTQEVEDIISSPIVKQAIINNSDCKILLDQSKYQNKFDQIQELLGLTEKEKALVLSVNKANDPTKKYKEVFISLGGMLSKVYRTEVSLEEYLAYTTEQTEKVKLMEYAARFDGDIRKGIAAMAADMRNKG, encoded by the coding sequence ATGGAAAAAGTGTTGGATGAAATTTTACCGATCATGGATGTGGAACATGACTGCATCCTGAGCAAACAGGGAGATATTACGGTCGTGTTCAAAGCTGACCTGCCGGAGCTGTTTACGCTCTCGGATCAGGAATATGAAGCCTTTCATCAGTCATGGGTGAAGGCCATCAAGGTGTTGCCCAAACACAGCGTATTTCAGAAGCAGGATTGGTTCCTGGAAAGCGGTCACCGTCCTGATTTTACAAAGGACGACACCAGTTTTCTCAACCGTGCCAGTGAGCGTTTTTTCAATGAACGCCCCTTTCTGGAACATAGCTGTTATATCATGCTCACTAAAAAGCCGGAAGGAAGAAAAGCGGCCAGTTCGATGTTCTCCAGTCTGCTGCGCAAATCCATTGTGCCGGAAGAAACATTAAAACCCGCCATGTTGCAGGATTTTTTGGACAGTACTGGTCAGTTTGGGCGCATCCTGGAGGATAGCGGTTTTGTAAAGCTTACCCGCTTACGGGAAAGCGATCTGCGCAGCGATGCCCGCAAGGCAGGACTGATCGAACGGTATTGTTACCTCTCCGGCCGAAGTGACAGTTTTATGCTCAGTGACATTGATTTTGACGAGGGGATGCGTGTGGGCGATAAGTATTGCCAGTTGTATACACTCGGTGATGCAGCCGATCTTCCGGCGCTCTGTGGCAGCCGCATCAATTACGACCGGTACAGTACCGACCGCACCAAGTTCAGTGTAGGCTTTGCTTCCACGCTCGGACAACTGCTGCCCTGCAACCATATCTATAACCAATATATTTTCATAGAGGACGCGCAGAAGACCATCCAGAAACTGGAAAGCAAAAGGCTGCGCTTACAGTCGCTGTCCTCTTACAGCCGGGAGAACAGTATCGCTAGGGATGCGACCAACGATTTTTTGAATGAAGCTATTGGCCAGCAACGCCTGCCCGTAAAGGCACACTTCAATGTGCTGGTGTGGACGGATGACAAAGAACGGCTGAAAGACCTGAAGAACATGGTCTCTTCGGCACTCGCACAGATGGACGCCGTAGCCAAACAGGAAACCATCGGCGCACCACAGATTTTCTGGGCGGGCATTCCGGGTAACGCAGCAGACTTTCCGATGAATGACAGCTTCGATACGTTTGCCGAACAGGCCACCTGTTTTCTTAATTTGGAAACCGGCTACCGTTCCTCGCTCAGCCCGATGGGTATCCGTATGGGTGACCGGCTCACCGGCAAACCCGTGCATGTGGACATCTCGGATGAACCCATGAAAATGGGCATCTGTACCAACCGTAATAAATTTATTCTCGGCCCATCAGGTAGCGGCAAATCTTTTTTCACCAATCACATGGTGCGGAGCTATTATGAGCAGGGGACACATATTGTACTGGTGGATGTGGGACATAGCTACAAGGGCTTGTGCGATATGGTGAACGGCTATTATTTCACCTATACAGAGGATAACCCCATCCGTTTCAATCCTTTCTTTATCGGTGAAGGCGATAGCCTGGACACGGAGAAAAAGGAAAGCATCAAAACCTTACTGCTGGCACTCTGGAAGAAAGATGATGAAGCGTTCAAACGCAGCGAATATGTAGCCCTGTCCAATGCCATCAGCGGTTATTACGAATATCTCTCCAAGCACAAAAACTGCTTTCCCTGTTTTGATACTTTCTATGATTTCCTACGGGATGAATACACAAAGGTGCTGGAAGGCGACCGGGTGAAGGAAAAAGATTTTGACATTGATAATTTCCTGTACGTACTGCGACCTTATTATCGCGGTGGTGAATTTGACTACCTGCTGAATGCTACCGAAAACCTCAATCTCTTACAGGAACGCTTTATTGTTTTTGAGTTGGATAATATCAAGGATCACCCCATTCTTTTTCCAACGGTGACGATCATTATCATGGAAGTATTCATCAACAAGATGCGCAAGCTGAAAGGCATCCGTAAGATGATATTGATTGAAGAAGCCTGGAAAGCACTCATGAAAGAGGGTTTTGCAGAATACATAAAATATTTGTTCAAGACCGTCAGGAAATTTTTCGGCGAAGCCATAGTGGTGACCCAGGAAGTCGAGGACATTATTTCTTCGCCAATCGTTAAACAGGCGATCATCAACAACAGCGATTGCAAGATACTGCTTGACCAAAGCAAGTACCAGAACAAGTTTGACCAGATACAGGAACTGCTCGGTCTTACTGAAAAGGAAAAAGCACTGGTACTCTCTGTCAACAAAGCCAATGACCCGACCAAAAAATACAAAGAGGTGTTCATTTCGCTAGGTGGCATGCTCAGCAAGGTCTACCGTACCGAAGTGAGCCTGGAAGAATATTTAGCCTACACCACGGAGCAGACTGAAAAAGTGAAGCTGATGGAATACGCCGCCCGGTTTGACGGTGATATCCGAAAGGGCATCGCGGCAATGGCAGCAGATATGAGAAACAAGGGATAG
- a CDS encoding DUF4133 domain-containing protein, translating into MANSVYPINKGINQSIEFMGLKAQYIWYLGGGVVALLIVFAVLYFIGLPSLVCVGIIGALGTVLVMKIYSMSNKYGEHGLMKALARKQVPKAIRSRSRRLFLRKK; encoded by the coding sequence ATGGCAAACAGTGTATATCCGATCAATAAGGGCATTAACCAAAGTATAGAATTTATGGGGCTGAAAGCACAGTACATCTGGTACCTGGGTGGCGGCGTAGTGGCACTGCTTATCGTGTTTGCAGTATTGTATTTTATCGGCCTGCCTTCACTGGTATGTGTAGGCATTATAGGTGCGCTCGGCACTGTGCTGGTGATGAAAATTTATAGTATGAGCAATAAATATGGGGAGCATGGGCTGATGAAGGCGCTTGCCCGAAAGCAGGTGCCCAAAGCCATCCGATCCAGGAGCAGGCGGCTGTTCCTGCGTAAGAAATAA